A window of Actinomycetota bacterium contains these coding sequences:
- a CDS encoding GAF domain-containing protein, with protein MCSADREDTLWRYAVPIGYDSLRGVAALDFASTSPPDSGALNDIVAGFRPTLSGAIALYVADIRGHAARALLDAARALSRNLDPDQVIETALDTAMSSTRAATGSVMLLDAATGRLRIVAARGLPEEVVASTEVAMGEGIAGWVAASNQPLLVEDLPGKTGRTDRHGVRSAVSVPIADEDGLLGVLNIGSRDFPARFTRAHLDILETLGRLAAVALRNARAMSSAGDLYFDTLKALVLALETKDPYAQGGTERVLHYSLLIGQAMGLSIEESHALEIAAMLHDIGMTGLDGSASTRPLSTVERGMLTMHPVIAADILEQAPALAAVVPIVYHHHEHFDGRGYVTGSSGDQIPLASRILAVADAYVAMTSDRPYRAAKTSDRAMRELSDKAGTQFDPDVVQTFLHLLGSDSNRVPDRRL; from the coding sequence TTGTGCTCTGCCGATCGAGAGGACACACTCTGGCGCTACGCAGTCCCCATCGGCTACGACTCTCTACGCGGCGTCGCCGCTTTGGACTTCGCTTCCACCTCACCACCGGACTCCGGCGCCCTCAATGACATCGTGGCTGGCTTCCGTCCCACACTCTCGGGTGCGATTGCACTGTACGTTGCCGACATTCGTGGCCATGCCGCGCGCGCGTTGCTCGACGCTGCCCGGGCGCTGTCACGCAACCTCGACCCCGACCAGGTCATTGAGACGGCACTCGACACCGCAATGTCGTCGACGAGGGCGGCAACCGGCAGCGTCATGCTGCTCGATGCGGCCACGGGCCGTCTCAGGATCGTTGCCGCACGTGGCCTTCCCGAGGAGGTCGTTGCGTCCACGGAAGTCGCCATGGGTGAGGGTATCGCGGGTTGGGTCGCCGCTTCGAACCAGCCACTCCTCGTGGAGGACCTGCCCGGCAAGACAGGCCGCACCGACCGCCACGGGGTCAGGTCCGCAGTCTCCGTACCGATCGCGGATGAAGACGGGCTCCTTGGCGTTCTGAATATCGGAAGCCGTGATTTTCCCGCGCGATTCACCAGGGCGCACCTCGATATCCTGGAGACACTCGGACGGCTTGCTGCCGTGGCTCTGCGCAATGCCCGGGCCATGTCCTCGGCTGGTGACCTCTACTTCGACACGCTAAAAGCACTCGTGCTCGCCCTGGAGACCAAGGATCCGTACGCACAGGGCGGAACGGAGCGCGTGCTGCACTACTCGCTGCTCATCGGTCAGGCCATGGGCTTGTCCATCGAGGAGTCACATGCACTCGAGATTGCAGCCATGCTGCACGACATCGGGATGACGGGACTCGACGGTTCGGCATCCACCCGTCCGCTCTCGACCGTCGAACGGGGCATGCTCACCATGCATCCGGTCATAGCGGCAGACATCTTGGAGCAGGCTCCCGCACTCGCTGCGGTCGTGCCTATCGTCTATCACCACCACGAGCACTTCGATGGCCGTGGCTACGTGACCGGGAGTTCCGGGGATCAGATTCCACTGGCCTCGCGTATTCTCGCCGTCGCTGACGCCTACGTGGCCATGACCTCGGATCGACCTTACCGCGCCGCCAAGACCTCTGATCGTGCGATGCGCGAGTTGTCCGACAAAGCAGGAACCCAGTTCGACCCCGATGTAGTGCAGACCTTCTTGCATCTGCTCGGATCGGACTCGAACCGGGTTCCGGACCGCCGACTCTAG
- a CDS encoding DUF1858 domain-containing protein yields MAPYTADMLIRDVLVSHPGATTVFERHKLGCASCLAAGMETLGSVAGMHGVPVEALISDLDRLEDPTGRDVADA; encoded by the coding sequence ATGGCGCCGTACACCGCGGATATGCTGATTCGAGACGTTCTTGTGAGCCACCCTGGTGCGACCACCGTCTTCGAACGCCACAAACTGGGATGCGCATCGTGTCTTGCTGCGGGAATGGAGACTCTCGGTTCGGTCGCAGGCATGCATGGCGTCCCCGTCGAGGCTTTGATCTCAGACCTCGACCGACTTGAGGACCCGACAGGAAGGGACGTGGCTGACGCATGA
- a CDS encoding Asp23/Gls24 family envelope stress response protein: MTTKARGDINIANDVLADLAGFAALECYGIVGMASPSLADGVAQLLSREKLRKGVIIKSIDDGVQVDLYVIIEYGTNLSEVSHNLTERVKYVLVTMADVKVTAVDVHVQGIKVRK; encoded by the coding sequence ATGACGACAAAGGCTCGCGGCGACATCAACATCGCAAATGATGTCCTGGCTGATCTGGCCGGGTTCGCAGCGCTTGAGTGCTACGGCATCGTCGGCATGGCAAGCCCCTCCTTGGCGGACGGCGTCGCACAACTGCTCTCTCGTGAGAAGCTCCGCAAGGGAGTCATCATCAAGAGCATCGATGACGGAGTGCAGGTCGACCTCTACGTGATCATCGAGTACGGAACGAATCTCTCCGAGGTCTCTCATAACCTGACCGAGCGCGTGAAGTACGTTCTTGTCACGATGGCTGACGTCAAGGTCACGGCAGTGGATGTTCACGTACAAGGGATAAAGGTCCGCAAGTAG
- the thiT gene encoding energy-coupled thiamine transporter ThiT → MRNERLVVLVEIALAIALAATLNMPGLRIKLPINIAGGTVALNMLPIFVLAIRRGWVPGVVAGLLYGFVDLLFDPFFVHPAQVVLDYPLAYALVGLGGLVSASWHRARAAETHVRASMLLSGGLVLGCSARLFSHWLSGMIFFGQSAPAGQPVWLYSLLYNASYILPSALMAAAAAAIVLPVLERAVPVRDGKGLAWRPSS, encoded by the coding sequence ATGCGCAACGAACGGCTTGTCGTGCTCGTTGAGATCGCGCTGGCGATCGCTCTCGCCGCAACACTGAACATGCCGGGACTCAGGATCAAGCTGCCGATCAACATCGCCGGCGGTACAGTCGCACTCAACATGTTGCCGATCTTCGTCCTGGCAATCAGGCGGGGGTGGGTACCGGGCGTCGTTGCCGGATTGCTGTACGGGTTCGTGGATCTGCTCTTTGACCCGTTCTTCGTCCACCCGGCTCAAGTGGTCCTTGACTACCCGCTCGCGTACGCGCTGGTGGGTCTTGGCGGGCTTGTCTCAGCATCATGGCATCGTGCGCGTGCCGCAGAGACCCACGTTCGCGCGAGCATGCTCCTCAGTGGCGGACTCGTCCTGGGTTGTAGCGCGAGGCTCTTCTCCCATTGGCTCTCCGGAATGATCTTCTTCGGCCAGTCAGCTCCAGCGGGTCAACCCGTATGGCTGTACTCCCTGCTCTACAATGCGAGCTACATCCTGCCTTCGGCCCTGATGGCTGCTGCAGCAGCTGCCATAGTCCTGCCAGTGCTTGAGCGCGCCGTACCCGTTCGTGATGGGAAGGGTCTCGCATGGCGACCGTCCTCGTAG
- a CDS encoding peptidoglycan DD-metalloendopeptidase family protein, with protein sequence MRSRILTIVAVIIIAALMAPHAVAAPGNAAALKSQLDRLREDLSDAGSDYDRAYWKLDETDVRISKVDKRIATTKKRLAKSSKLLSARVAAMYRTAPTDMLTVLLGARSFEEMVTRLDYVQRIGRSNAEAIREFKELRAELSKDREALEEERAERSKVANRLKKERDALQSRFSKKKTEYEKLQAEYARVTANVSTSSGPVVRGANGMVFPVQGVHYYSNTWGASRSGGRRSHQGTDIMSPRGTPCVAVLSGTVSSGNGGLGGKTIWLTADNGWRFYYAHLDGFALTSGHVSAGQTIGYVGSTGNASGGSPHLHFEIHPGGGGAVNPYPYLRQMQ encoded by the coding sequence GTGCGTTCGCGAATACTGACAATCGTTGCAGTGATCATCATCGCCGCCCTCATGGCTCCCCATGCGGTGGCGGCACCCGGCAACGCCGCGGCCCTCAAGTCCCAGCTGGATCGGCTACGTGAGGACCTCTCCGACGCTGGCAGTGACTACGACCGCGCGTACTGGAAGCTCGACGAGACCGACGTTCGTATCTCCAAGGTCGACAAGCGCATCGCTACCACCAAGAAGCGACTGGCAAAGTCCAGCAAGCTGCTCTCTGCGCGTGTGGCGGCGATGTACCGCACTGCCCCGACCGACATGCTGACGGTTCTCCTCGGCGCACGGTCATTCGAGGAGATGGTGACGCGTCTCGACTACGTCCAACGGATCGGTCGCTCCAACGCCGAGGCTATCCGTGAGTTCAAAGAGCTTCGGGCCGAGCTGTCCAAGGACAGGGAAGCGCTCGAGGAGGAACGCGCTGAGCGCTCGAAGGTCGCGAACAGACTCAAGAAGGAGCGGGACGCACTCCAGAGCCGCTTCTCGAAGAAGAAGACCGAGTACGAGAAACTGCAGGCGGAGTACGCACGGGTGACCGCAAACGTCTCAACGTCGTCCGGGCCGGTCGTCCGCGGTGCAAACGGGATGGTCTTTCCGGTCCAGGGCGTTCACTACTACAGCAACACATGGGGGGCTTCGCGATCGGGGGGCAGGCGCAGTCACCAGGGTACCGACATCATGTCGCCACGAGGTACGCCTTGTGTAGCGGTCCTCTCCGGCACGGTCTCCTCCGGCAACGGAGGCCTAGGTGGCAAGACGATCTGGCTCACGGCCGACAACGGTTGGAGGTTCTACTACGCGCACCTTGACGGCTTCGCCCTCACGTCCGGCCATGTTTCGGCAGGCCAGACAATCGGCTATGTCGGTTCGACCGGCAACGCATCCGGCGGATCACCGCATCTCCATTTCGAGATTCATCCCGGCGGGGGCGGAGCGGTGAATCCCTATCCCTACCTCCGTCAGATGCAGTAG
- a CDS encoding zinc ribbon domain-containing protein, with protein sequence MPAYDFRCTACDTVFEISRRAGSVDAVCCPQCDSDATKRVFTPVGVVFKGSGFHTTDYRKKPAAESVPEPACPSASGDSASCASCPAAKPADTTSSDAS encoded by the coding sequence ATGCCAGCGTATGACTTCAGGTGCACTGCCTGCGATACCGTCTTTGAGATCAGCCGCCGGGCCGGCTCGGTTGACGCGGTCTGCTGCCCGCAGTGCGACTCAGACGCCACGAAGCGCGTCTTCACGCCCGTCGGCGTGGTCTTCAAGGGGTCCGGCTTCCACACCACCGACTACCGGAAGAAGCCGGCTGCCGAATCTGTTCCGGAGCCCGCATGCCCTTCGGCCAGCGGAGACTCTGCGAGTTGTGCCTCGTGCCCCGCGGCCAAACCGGCCGACACGACATCAAGCGACGCCTCCTAG
- the rpmB gene encoding 50S ribosomal protein L28 — protein sequence MSQVCTVCGKKPVAGRNVSHSHRVTNRMFHPNIQTVNAVVDGSVKKIKVCTKCLKAGKVQRG from the coding sequence ATGTCTCAGGTCTGCACCGTGTGCGGCAAGAAGCCGGTTGCCGGCCGCAACGTCAGTCACTCTCACCGCGTCACGAACCGTATGTTTCACCCGAACATCCAGACGGTAAACGCGGTGGTCGACGGGTCGGTCAAGAAGATCAAGGTGTGTACGAAGTGCCTGAAGGCGGGAAAGGTCCAACGCGGCTAG
- a CDS encoding PASTA domain-containing protein has translation MIYALLGAVALALVVAGFVTWSFLGNKSPVPDVLNVDEGVARASLAQAGFVIEVAERRFNVLPAGTVLEQDPAPGTTLKRGDAVIVVVSAGSEEIIMPDVIGSSINVARPQLEQLGLVVKIDAMESDAPRDTIISTNPSAGATLRTAEIVRVTIATEGSATNALLPYALEGVSVLIDPSVVTDGSVDAPLEVTRRLQSLLEASGATVSVTRSGVAADTSQAARVRAAEAASFDVAIGLDVASSGAGGLTLSVSTDPSGDPPLPGALTFIDELSTQLRATDATVNKRAATKDPVLGPTGAPAARVGVGSTSSGQDVSAFRDPAWRDTIARALYRAIGERFGRS, from the coding sequence GTGATATACGCGCTCCTGGGCGCAGTGGCACTTGCGCTAGTGGTCGCAGGGTTTGTCACCTGGTCGTTCCTTGGCAACAAGTCGCCCGTGCCTGACGTGCTCAATGTCGATGAAGGGGTGGCCCGGGCGAGCCTTGCACAGGCGGGCTTTGTCATCGAGGTGGCCGAACGACGCTTTAACGTTCTGCCTGCGGGCACGGTGCTCGAACAGGACCCGGCGCCAGGCACGACGCTCAAGCGCGGCGACGCCGTAATCGTGGTGGTTTCCGCCGGTTCCGAGGAGATCATCATGCCGGACGTCATCGGCAGCAGCATCAATGTCGCCAGACCGCAGCTCGAACAACTCGGCCTCGTCGTCAAGATCGACGCGATGGAGTCAGATGCCCCGCGCGACACGATAATCTCCACGAATCCGTCTGCGGGAGCCACGCTGCGCACCGCTGAGATCGTCCGGGTCACGATCGCGACCGAAGGCTCCGCCACCAACGCGCTCCTGCCATATGCTTTGGAGGGCGTATCTGTGCTCATCGATCCATCAGTCGTCACGGATGGCTCGGTGGACGCCCCACTCGAGGTCACCCGCCGTCTGCAATCGCTGCTGGAGGCCTCCGGCGCTACCGTCTCGGTCACGCGTTCGGGAGTCGCCGCCGATACTTCACAGGCCGCAAGGGTACGTGCCGCCGAAGCGGCGTCCTTCGATGTGGCGATCGGCCTCGATGTCGCATCCTCAGGTGCGGGTGGACTGACGCTCTCGGTGTCCACGGATCCGTCTGGCGACCCACCTCTTCCAGGCGCACTCACATTCATTGACGAACTGTCCACCCAACTACGGGCCACCGATGCGACCGTGAACAAGCGCGCTGCAACCAAGGACCCTGTCCTGGGCCCGACTGGGGCACCGGCAGCACGGGTAGGTGTCGGATCCACGTCGTCAGGTCAGGATGTCTCCGCATTCCGTGACCCCGCCTGGCGAGACACCATCGCGCGCGCGCTCTACCGTGCGATTGGGGAACGATTCGGTAGGAGCTGA
- a CDS encoding DAK2 domain-containing protein, with amino-acid sequence MPEQPTFVRLVVAAAQALEERKDEVNRLNVFPVPDGDTGTNMALTMKAVIGELESLPSGASVRDICHAVTQGSLMGARGNSGVILSQILRGLCEAVAEAAHFDTALVAAALDRSKTVAFQAVRKPVEGTMLTVLKDTAGAAKVAHRSDSDLDTMLDQLLAAAFESVRRTPELLPVLKENGVVDAGGFGLAILAEGLLAAYKGTAVHVSDTISTAAPNITIESADDWDDQEYLYCTEFLLMGEELDRAQIEEYVISMGGSELVVGEGDTLKIHVHTDNPGAVLAHMTGLGEIAEVHINNMRQQTEARRAELRAQATGDAATPRRPYGLITVSVGDGLTEILRSLGADAVVNGGQTMNPSTAELLEAASTIPADAVVFLPNNKNIIMAAQQAATVSPVPAAVVPTKSIPEAFAALLAFDASASLEDNVTAMSDAASTVRTGEVTTAIKDSVAKVGPISAGQIIGITADEIEIVGDDLVDVALRLVEMIADGAEAVTLLAGSDLSPDSLHEIEERITQAHPGLEIESHHGGQPLYPLIIAAE; translated from the coding sequence ATGCCCGAACAGCCGACGTTCGTCCGACTCGTGGTGGCGGCAGCCCAGGCCCTCGAAGAGCGCAAGGACGAGGTCAATCGCCTCAACGTCTTCCCGGTGCCCGACGGAGACACCGGAACCAACATGGCCCTGACCATGAAGGCGGTCATAGGCGAACTTGAGTCTCTGCCATCCGGTGCGAGTGTCCGCGACATATGTCATGCAGTGACTCAGGGTTCACTCATGGGCGCTCGTGGCAACTCCGGCGTCATCCTCAGTCAGATACTGCGCGGTCTGTGTGAGGCCGTCGCGGAGGCCGCACATTTCGACACCGCTCTTGTTGCCGCCGCGCTCGACCGTTCGAAGACCGTCGCCTTTCAGGCCGTTCGAAAGCCCGTCGAGGGCACGATGTTGACCGTGCTTAAAGACACCGCCGGGGCCGCCAAGGTCGCCCACCGCTCCGACAGCGACCTCGACACCATGCTCGATCAACTCCTTGCCGCAGCGTTCGAGTCGGTTCGCCGCACGCCCGAGCTGCTTCCTGTTCTGAAGGAGAACGGGGTCGTTGATGCCGGCGGCTTCGGTCTGGCAATACTTGCCGAAGGCCTGCTGGCTGCGTACAAGGGGACTGCAGTGCATGTGAGCGACACCATTTCGACGGCTGCCCCGAACATCACGATCGAATCGGCCGACGACTGGGACGATCAGGAGTACTTGTACTGCACGGAATTCCTGCTGATGGGGGAGGAACTCGATCGTGCCCAGATCGAGGAGTACGTCATCTCGATGGGGGGCTCGGAGCTCGTAGTCGGCGAGGGCGACACTCTGAAGATCCACGTGCACACCGATAATCCGGGAGCCGTTCTGGCACATATGACCGGGCTCGGCGAGATCGCCGAGGTGCACATCAACAACATGCGTCAGCAGACCGAGGCCCGTCGGGCCGAGCTTCGGGCGCAGGCGACCGGCGACGCAGCCACACCGCGACGTCCCTACGGGCTCATCACGGTCTCGGTCGGTGACGGACTGACCGAGATACTTCGAAGCCTGGGTGCGGACGCTGTCGTCAACGGCGGTCAGACAATGAACCCTTCGACCGCCGAGCTGCTCGAGGCTGCGTCGACGATACCTGCAGACGCTGTGGTATTCCTTCCGAACAACAAGAACATCATCATGGCCGCTCAGCAGGCTGCCACCGTCTCGCCCGTACCTGCCGCAGTCGTTCCCACGAAGTCCATTCCCGAAGCGTTCGCCGCTCTGCTCGCGTTCGACGCGTCCGCCTCCCTCGAAGACAACGTGACTGCGATGTCTGATGCTGCCTCAACGGTCCGCACGGGTGAGGTCACGACAGCCATCAAGGACTCAGTGGCAAAGGTCGGGCCCATCTCTGCGGGCCAGATAATCGGTATCACCGCCGATGAGATCGAGATCGTTGGGGACGACCTTGTCGACGTTGCACTCCGTCTTGTCGAGATGATCGCCGACGGCGCAGAAGCTGTGACACTGCTCGCCGGAAGCGATCTCTCACCCGATTCGCTCCACGAGATCGAGGAGCGAATCACCCAAGCACATCCCGGACTCGAGATCGAAAGCCACCACGGAGGCCAGCCTCTCTATCCGCTTATCATTGCCGCAGAGTAG
- a CDS encoding thiamine diphosphokinase: MATVLVAGAPPNADDYRDLVAGASRVVAVDGGADVCAVLGRVPDLAIGDFDTATVRAVSFLQDAGAEIVRYSPDKDESDLDLALDEIRARGWGPVTIACATGGRLDHTLAVLGSIASRADIVHGLWEREMRAWPLDARVRSSLELGGSGAVVSILALGDSATVTCSGMRYALDHDELQSLGSHGLSNVIVASSARVSVAAGRALVITVAAEGAPLAYATG, encoded by the coding sequence ATGGCGACCGTCCTCGTAGCCGGAGCACCCCCAAATGCTGATGACTACCGCGACCTCGTGGCGGGCGCCTCCCGCGTCGTCGCTGTCGACGGGGGAGCGGATGTCTGCGCTGTGCTCGGACGAGTACCTGACCTTGCGATAGGAGACTTCGACACCGCTACAGTTCGCGCTGTGAGCTTCCTCCAAGACGCGGGCGCGGAAATCGTTCGCTACTCTCCTGACAAGGACGAGTCGGACCTCGATCTAGCACTTGATGAGATCAGGGCTCGCGGTTGGGGACCGGTGACAATCGCGTGCGCAACCGGAGGGCGTCTGGACCACACTCTCGCTGTGTTGGGGTCGATTGCCAGTCGAGCGGACATCGTACATGGGCTGTGGGAGCGCGAAATGCGCGCCTGGCCGCTCGACGCTCGTGTCCGTTCCTCGCTCGAGCTGGGAGGTTCGGGTGCGGTCGTAAGCATCCTGGCCCTGGGAGATAGCGCAACCGTGACCTGCAGTGGCATGCGCTATGCCCTCGACCACGATGAGCTGCAATCCCTGGGTTCTCACGGGTTGAGCAACGTGATCGTCGCGTCGTCTGCGCGCGTATCAGTAGCAGCCGGAAGAGCTCTCGTGATCACCGTCGCAGCCGAAGGAGCTCCGCTCGCATACGCGACAGGCTAG